One Vibrio quintilis DNA segment encodes these proteins:
- a CDS encoding ABC transporter permease: MTGRPLHIKADRGGVMSYLLDLKYTFRVILRQPGFTLFTTLMMAAGLGICIYMYALIETLIFRPLPFPDGQRIVLIAPELNGVRQGDLPLSYADFKAIQAKSHHLTEIGYYYAKQVNLNLDGKAARYLANYNQSDLFDFTRTQPVKGRIFNAQDNQPGATPVMIIGDTLWQNYFAGRPDIIGQRILINGISTRIIGVMPPGYEFPLNTQVWLPSRLDESQFTPETAPKIYAFAKIAQGSDRAAADAELQTIMAARAEQYPEINRGRSAFTITFQESFEGEDSKIIYYMMLAGVGFVLLLACCNVSNLLLARAGERTKESAIRLAHGASPLRLMSQMMYESTLICLSGGLLAILLAGWALPLTNALLPAFVPDKPPYWWQMELTGDVLLKSLGLIALVSLLTGGFPAWKMSRSHISHVLRDGTRGAQSRSNGRLSRILVVIEIMLSASVVCLGLLLTLIVWQARQVDYGIDAQNVFTAKVTLPPQQYQTPAEKTTFYTRLLNHLRSDSGVRAAGLISFLPGQFTWLGQIELQGQALLKSEQLSLPQSQNVVVYPGTLSVLGVKPEAGRMLTPADNAGSQRVAVVTRSFVERFWPGEPHVIGKRFRWANSKYDHHWYTVVGIVPHIIQSRPFGFRQHLPTVYRSALQAPATSFSLVTKGVPGADLTHTLRRAVSQTDVSVSAWQVKSMTELLRRNTAGLTFMAFLFNVFGLIALLLAGSGIYGVMTRTIHQRRQELAIRQAMGATHQHVIRMLMGRSLIQLGIGILLALPVAMTGGPLLIKIMGSSPLPVWVLFVLTTLSLGAVVIIATFLPARRALRITPMDGLRS, from the coding sequence ATGACCGGCAGACCCCTGCACATCAAAGCAGACCGGGGGGGCGTGATGTCTTATCTTCTTGATCTGAAATATACGTTCCGGGTGATACTCAGACAACCGGGATTTACCCTGTTCACCACCCTGATGATGGCGGCCGGGCTGGGCATTTGTATCTATATGTATGCTTTGATTGAGACGTTGATTTTCAGGCCGCTGCCTTTTCCGGATGGCCAGCGGATTGTTTTGATCGCCCCTGAGCTGAATGGTGTCCGACAGGGCGACCTGCCCCTCAGCTATGCGGATTTCAAAGCGATTCAAGCGAAAAGCCATCATCTGACAGAGATTGGTTATTACTATGCCAAACAGGTCAACCTGAACCTCGATGGCAAAGCCGCCCGTTATCTTGCCAACTATAATCAGTCCGATCTGTTTGATTTTACCCGGACGCAGCCGGTGAAAGGGCGGATATTTAACGCACAGGATAACCAGCCCGGAGCAACACCGGTGATGATTATTGGTGACACACTGTGGCAGAACTATTTTGCCGGACGGCCGGATATTATCGGCCAACGCATCCTGATTAATGGCATCAGCACCCGGATTATCGGTGTGATGCCACCGGGTTACGAATTCCCGCTTAACACTCAGGTCTGGCTGCCGTCCCGGTTAGATGAGAGTCAATTCACCCCGGAAACCGCACCGAAAATCTACGCATTTGCCAAAATCGCCCAAGGCAGCGACCGCGCTGCGGCAGATGCGGAACTGCAAACGATCATGGCAGCCAGAGCTGAACAGTATCCGGAGATCAACCGCGGCCGCTCAGCATTTACCATTACCTTTCAGGAAAGCTTTGAAGGGGAAGATTCAAAAATCATCTACTACATGATGCTGGCCGGAGTCGGGTTCGTCCTGCTCCTGGCCTGCTGTAATGTCAGTAACCTGCTGCTGGCCAGAGCCGGGGAGCGAACCAAAGAAAGTGCCATCCGGCTGGCGCACGGGGCCTCTCCGCTCCGGCTGATGAGCCAGATGATGTATGAAAGCACACTGATTTGCCTGTCCGGCGGACTACTGGCAATACTGCTGGCGGGCTGGGCGCTGCCCCTGACCAACGCCCTGCTTCCCGCTTTTGTGCCGGATAAACCACCTTACTGGTGGCAGATGGAACTGACTGGCGATGTGCTGCTCAAATCCCTTGGCCTGATCGCGCTGGTCAGCCTGCTGACCGGCGGATTCCCGGCGTGGAAAATGAGCCGCAGTCACATCAGTCATGTGCTGCGCGACGGCACCCGTGGCGCACAAAGCCGCAGCAACGGCAGGCTGAGCCGGATACTGGTCGTCATTGAGATCATGCTGTCCGCCAGTGTGGTGTGCCTCGGCTTGTTACTGACCCTGATCGTCTGGCAGGCCCGGCAGGTCGATTACGGCATTGACGCTCAGAATGTGTTTACCGCCAAAGTGACCCTGCCGCCTCAGCAGTATCAGACGCCGGCAGAAAAAACCACCTTCTATACCCGGCTGCTCAACCACCTGCGCAGTGATTCCGGCGTCCGTGCGGCCGGGCTGATAAGTTTTCTGCCCGGTCAGTTCACCTGGCTGGGACAAATTGAATTGCAGGGACAGGCACTGCTCAAATCAGAACAACTCAGTCTGCCACAAAGCCAGAATGTGGTCGTCTATCCCGGCACCCTGAGCGTGCTGGGAGTAAAACCGGAAGCTGGCCGTATGCTGACTCCGGCAGATAACGCCGGTTCACAGCGGGTTGCGGTGGTGACCCGCTCGTTTGTTGAGCGCTTCTGGCCGGGAGAGCCCCATGTAATCGGCAAACGCTTCCGCTGGGCCAATAGTAAATATGATCATCACTGGTACACCGTCGTTGGCATTGTGCCGCATATTATTCAGAGCCGTCCGTTTGGATTTCGTCAGCATTTACCGACGGTTTACCGCTCTGCCCTGCAGGCACCGGCGACAAGTTTTTCACTGGTGACGAAAGGCGTACCCGGCGCCGATCTGACGCATACATTACGCCGGGCGGTAAGCCAAACCGATGTTTCTGTCTCTGCATGGCAGGTTAAATCCATGACAGAGCTGCTCCGGCGCAATACCGCAGGATTGACCTTTATGGCATTTTTGTTCAATGTATTCGGGCTGATCGCTTTATTACTGGCAGGCAGCGGAATATACGGCGTGATGACCCGGACCATTCATCAGCGCAGGCAGGAGCTGGCTATCCGGCAGGCGATGGGCGCAACGCATCAGCATGTAATCCGGATGTTGATGGGACGTAGTCTGATCCAGCTGGGCATTGGTATTTTACTCGCACTACCGGTGGCGATGACCGGCGGACCACTGCTGATTAAAATTATGGGGAGCAGCCCGCTACCGGTTTGGGTGTTGTTTGTATTGACCACGCTCAGCCTCGGTGCTGTAGTCATCATAGCAACCTTTCTGCCAGCCCGGCGGGCATTACGCATCACCCCGATGGATGGATTAAGATCATAA
- a CDS encoding tannase/feruloyl esterase family alpha/beta hydrolase, whose protein sequence is MKKNQLIYAIGLLTSVYAVGCTWEDGSQAKHSSPAAGVRLENTSCQSLEDFSYANTQITSVKLAEAGDLKIGGNAIGAHCVVEGKMFERVSPVDGQTYAIGFEMRLPLDWNGRFFYQANGGLDGRIVTAQGSISGGGPVTNALYKGFAVISSDAGHSSAQNGTFGLDPQARLDYGYQAVQKLTPMAKALVKDTYGKFPDYSYIGGASNGGRHTMVAAARIPAEYDGYLAHNPGFHLPNTAIAQLYGAQKFASVATDTDDLSTAFTTAERSLVSQAILSKCDALDGLTDGMVFDTDGCQQAFDLHRDVPSCEGDRDGTCLTDKQKDAIAAIFSGAKNSNGDALYAPFVYDPGIAGRSWAGWKFNASVGNRDPLSVAYVFMTPPHTDTTLNTTPALQREFALSFDMDSDAPKIYATTDVYTKSAVDFMYPPHATNLSRMHYLGDKMIVMLGTADPVYSTVDTENWYNALTARNHGDATDFVRYFRVPGMNHSRGGIAADQYDAIGALVNWVEYGEAPDRIVATARGAGNAGGVNRELPSDWSASRTRPLCPYPQIAVYKGSGDSEKAENFVCKTVNH, encoded by the coding sequence ATGAAAAAAAATCAACTCATTTACGCAATCGGACTGCTGACTTCAGTTTATGCGGTTGGTTGTACCTGGGAAGATGGCTCCCAGGCCAAACATTCATCACCCGCTGCAGGTGTCCGGCTGGAAAATACATCCTGCCAGTCCCTGGAAGATTTTTCCTATGCAAATACGCAAATCACATCCGTCAAACTCGCTGAAGCAGGCGATTTAAAAATCGGTGGCAATGCCATCGGTGCCCACTGTGTGGTCGAAGGAAAAATGTTCGAACGGGTCAGCCCGGTCGATGGCCAGACTTACGCTATTGGCTTTGAAATGCGCCTGCCACTGGACTGGAACGGCCGTTTCTTCTATCAGGCAAACGGCGGACTGGATGGCAGAATCGTCACAGCGCAGGGCAGTATCAGCGGCGGAGGCCCGGTGACCAACGCTCTGTATAAAGGGTTTGCTGTCATCAGTTCTGACGCAGGTCACTCATCCGCCCAGAACGGCACTTTCGGGCTGGATCCGCAGGCCCGGCTGGATTACGGCTATCAGGCAGTACAAAAACTCACCCCAATGGCAAAAGCGCTGGTCAAAGATACATATGGTAAATTCCCCGATTATTCCTACATCGGTGGGGCATCGAACGGTGGCCGTCATACCATGGTCGCAGCTGCCCGGATTCCGGCGGAATATGATGGCTATCTGGCGCATAATCCCGGCTTCCATCTGCCGAATACCGCGATTGCCCAGTTATACGGCGCGCAGAAATTTGCATCAGTTGCCACGGATACGGATGATTTGAGCACCGCATTTACCACGGCAGAACGCAGTCTGGTTTCTCAGGCGATTTTATCCAAATGTGATGCACTGGATGGACTGACCGACGGCATGGTGTTTGACACTGATGGCTGTCAGCAGGCGTTTGATCTCCACCGGGATGTACCTTCCTGTGAAGGTGACCGGGACGGCACCTGCCTGACCGACAAGCAAAAAGACGCGATTGCTGCCATTTTCTCCGGCGCGAAAAACAGCAACGGTGATGCCCTGTATGCACCGTTTGTTTACGATCCAGGCATTGCCGGACGTTCATGGGCGGGCTGGAAGTTTAATGCATCCGTCGGCAATCGTGATCCACTCTCCGTGGCTTATGTGTTCATGACGCCGCCGCATACAGATACGACGCTGAATACCACACCGGCATTACAGCGTGAATTCGCACTGAGCTTCGATATGGATTCAGACGCCCCGAAAATTTACGCCACCACGGATGTTTATACCAAAAGTGCCGTTGATTTTATGTATCCGCCGCACGCAACCAATCTGTCCCGGATGCATTATCTGGGCGACAAAATGATTGTGATGCTCGGCACAGCAGATCCGGTTTACTCAACCGTTGATACGGAAAACTGGTATAACGCCCTGACCGCCAGAAACCACGGTGATGCCACCGACTTCGTGCGGTATTTCCGGGTACCGGGCATGAACCACTCCCGCGGCGGTATCGCAGCTGACCAGTATGATGCTATCGGCGCACTGGTTAACTGGGTGGAATATGGTGAAGCGCCGGATCGCATCGTTGCTACAGCCCGTGGTGCGGGCAATGCAGGCGGCGTCAACCGGGAGTTACCATCAGACTGGTCTGCCAGCCGGACCCGCCCACTCTGCCCTTATCCGCAAATTGCCGTTTATAAGGGCAGCGGTGATTCAGAAAAAGCAGAGAATTTTGTCTGTAAGACGGTGAATCATTGA
- a CDS encoding sigma-54-dependent transcriptional regulator yields MNNPRILIADDDEHILTTLRLMLKVNGFEIITAGTPEQTLASAISAEPDVALIDLNYQLDTTSGQEGFSLITQLQHQVPELPIVVMTGWGTIDIAVQAMKSGAADFIEKPWDNQQLLHVLHTQLRLRRSLTGQARLKRQNQLLQQQLTPDTGDDLIAASPAMMSLLDTLNAIADSDASLLLTGENGTGKSQLAHYIHRHSARREQAFVAVDMSTIPESLFESEMFGHVKGAFTDAKQQRPGRFELADQGTLLLDEIGNTPVSQQSKLLRVLESRQFEKVGSSKTQQVDVRVIAATNADLQQMIGQQTFRQDLFYRLNTFEIRIPALRERPEDILPLASHFIRRFARKYQRDIMPDALSAELLCQLQNYAWPGNIRELSHVIERMVLLCRKNHLDSALLQQVLPGQPTHHQPVAQSNQPVTKSEPLVTAEASPDAGLLQTGTLDEIEQQILRQRLDDYQGQATPAAASLGLSRSAFYRRLAKSK; encoded by the coding sequence ATGAATAACCCCCGGATTCTGATTGCAGATGATGACGAACATATCCTGACCACACTCAGACTGATGCTGAAGGTGAACGGTTTTGAGATTATAACTGCCGGGACGCCTGAGCAAACCCTGGCCAGCGCCATCTCCGCGGAACCGGATGTTGCCCTGATTGATCTGAACTATCAGCTTGATACCACCTCCGGACAGGAAGGATTCAGTCTGATCACCCAATTACAACACCAGGTGCCGGAACTCCCCATTGTGGTGATGACCGGCTGGGGAACCATCGATATAGCCGTGCAGGCGATGAAATCCGGCGCAGCCGATTTTATTGAAAAACCCTGGGACAACCAGCAACTGCTGCATGTACTGCACACGCAGCTGCGGCTCCGGCGCAGCCTGACCGGACAGGCCCGGCTCAAGCGTCAGAATCAGTTACTGCAACAACAACTGACACCGGATACCGGTGATGATTTAATTGCCGCGTCTCCGGCGATGATGTCCTTGCTGGACACCCTGAACGCCATCGCTGACAGTGATGCCAGCCTGTTACTGACCGGTGAAAACGGCACCGGAAAAAGTCAGCTCGCCCATTATATTCACCGTCACTCAGCCCGGCGGGAGCAGGCATTTGTTGCGGTGGATATGAGCACCATTCCGGAATCTCTGTTTGAGAGTGAAATGTTCGGTCATGTCAAAGGCGCATTTACCGATGCGAAACAGCAGCGCCCCGGCCGGTTTGAGCTGGCCGATCAGGGCACATTGTTACTGGACGAGATTGGTAATACGCCGGTCAGCCAGCAGTCCAAATTACTCCGGGTACTGGAATCACGTCAGTTTGAAAAAGTCGGCTCCAGTAAGACGCAACAGGTTGATGTCCGGGTCATCGCCGCGACGAATGCTGACCTGCAACAGATGATCGGCCAGCAAACCTTTCGTCAGGATCTGTTTTATCGCCTGAATACATTTGAGATCAGGATACCGGCATTGCGGGAACGCCCTGAAGATATCCTTCCCCTTGCCAGCCACTTTATCCGGCGTTTTGCCCGCAAATATCAGCGGGACATCATGCCTGATGCATTATCAGCAGAACTACTCTGTCAGCTTCAGAACTATGCATGGCCGGGTAACATCCGCGAACTCAGCCATGTGATTGAACGGATGGTATTACTGTGCCGGAAAAATCATCTCGACAGTGCGCTGCTGCAACAGGTTCTGCCGGGACAACCCACGCATCACCAGCCAGTGGCGCAAAGTAATCAGCCAGTGACAAAAAGCGAGCCGCTGGTCACGGCAGAAGCATCACCGGACGCCGGGCTGTTGCAAACCGGAACACTGGATGAAATCGAACAGCAGATTCTCCGGCAGCGGCTGGATGATTATCAGGGACAGGCAACCCCGGCGGCGGCTTCTCTCGGACTCAGTCGCAGTGCTTTTTACCGGCGACTGGCAAAATCAAAATAG
- a CDS encoding sensor histidine kinase produces the protein MTLNSPPRTHSLQQRQTRLLLIASVPPTLILLITLWSFGVSGYLIALTALTLLLLTGYCMLTARHRLDTHLTTVLNLVESLNQQEFSLRGKFSGRHDTMDTLLSQINQLAETMQQQALAVNQHQYLINTILRNVDVAVLAVNARQQVAFANKGAAALYQMSPAQLQHQSAAALNLIPLLNGQNRQVTEWRFPAGQSRYQIMSDHYFEQGQQHTLLFITDVSDMLRGETHKAWKNLLRVLSHEINNTLTPVASLSQTLRQLLPGEKDDALREVDGGLAMIEERAGNLKQFINSYRQLTQLPDPECIEVEICALVRAVLPLFPQRSVTLLSKAPLKIQADPAQLQQLLINTLKNADEAMTDKHQAIDIHWQQDHNSAELTVSDRGSGITNPDNLFVPFYSTKSGGSGIGLMLCRQIAQNHGGEYTLCDRDDGPGCIATLSVPLRKN, from the coding sequence ATGACGCTCAATTCTCCGCCCCGGACCCATTCACTTCAGCAAAGGCAAACCCGCCTGTTGCTGATCGCTTCTGTTCCCCCGACGCTGATTTTGCTGATCACGCTGTGGAGCTTTGGTGTCTCCGGCTATCTGATCGCCCTGACCGCCCTGACGCTGCTGCTGTTGACCGGCTACTGCATGCTGACTGCCAGACACCGGCTCGATACTCATCTGACCACGGTCCTGAATCTGGTGGAATCCCTCAACCAGCAGGAATTCAGTTTGCGGGGGAAATTTTCAGGCCGGCACGATACCATGGATACGCTGCTGTCTCAGATCAACCAGCTGGCAGAGACCATGCAGCAACAGGCACTGGCGGTCAATCAGCATCAGTATCTGATCAACACCATTCTGCGTAATGTCGATGTCGCGGTGCTGGCTGTGAATGCCCGTCAGCAGGTCGCTTTTGCCAACAAAGGAGCCGCCGCTTTATATCAGATGTCACCGGCACAGTTGCAACACCAAAGTGCGGCCGCACTGAATTTAATCCCATTGTTAAACGGGCAAAACCGGCAGGTCACGGAATGGCGATTCCCTGCCGGGCAGAGCCGCTATCAAATCATGTCCGATCATTATTTTGAGCAGGGCCAGCAACATACCTTGTTATTTATCACCGATGTCAGCGATATGCTGCGCGGGGAAACCCACAAAGCCTGGAAAAACCTGCTGCGGGTTTTAAGTCATGAAATCAATAACACCCTGACACCTGTGGCTTCACTCAGTCAGACTCTGCGCCAGTTACTGCCCGGCGAAAAAGATGATGCGCTGCGGGAAGTCGACGGCGGGCTGGCAATGATTGAAGAACGGGCCGGTAACCTCAAACAGTTTATCAACAGCTATCGGCAACTGACCCAGCTCCCGGATCCGGAATGCATCGAAGTTGAAATCTGTGCCCTGGTTCGCGCCGTGTTACCTCTGTTCCCACAGCGTTCTGTCACCTTGCTCAGCAAAGCACCGCTGAAGATACAGGCCGACCCGGCACAGCTGCAGCAGTTACTGATTAACACCCTGAAAAATGCTGATGAAGCCATGACAGATAAACATCAGGCAATCGACATCCACTGGCAGCAGGATCATAATTCAGCCGAACTGACCGTAAGTGACCGGGGAAGTGGCATTACCAACCCGGACAATCTGTTCGTGCCCTTTTACAGCACCAAATCCGGTGGCAGTGGTATCGGCCTGATGTTGTGCCGGCAAATCGCACAAAATCATGGCGGGGAATATACGCTGTGTGACCGGGACGATGGTCCGGGATGTATCGCAACCCTTTCTGTCCCGCTGAGGAAAAACTGA
- a CDS encoding M14 family metallopeptidase, translated as MKIFSNFESGNIRVEKAESAEDIQLSINADNQSDFAQWFHFRLESTPHQSHQFKLLNLAKSAYPEGWKDYDVVASYDREEWFRIPAEFDGDTLSFRVIPEYGSMYFAYFAPYSYDRHQDLLHQAQMHAACELTTLGQTLDGNDISLLTIGEPDQQKKQIWITARQHPGETMAEWFVEGLLQRLLDETDTVGKALLEQAVFYVVPNMNPDGSIRGHLRTNAAGVNLNREWQTPSVEKSPEVYYVREQMLKTGVDMFLDIHGDEAIPYNFMAGSEGIPSYDQALADKETAFKQALLTITPEFQDEFGYDKDEPGKANLTVGSNWVAEQFNCLSYTVEMPFKDHNLHPDEFYGWSPERSVAFGQDVLAAVNSVVSKL; from the coding sequence ATGAAAATATTCAGTAATTTTGAAAGTGGTAATATCCGGGTTGAAAAAGCAGAATCTGCGGAAGATATTCAACTCTCGATCAATGCCGATAATCAGTCTGATTTCGCTCAGTGGTTCCATTTCCGTCTGGAATCAACCCCGCATCAATCGCATCAGTTCAAGCTGTTGAATCTGGCAAAATCGGCTTATCCGGAAGGTTGGAAAGATTATGATGTGGTTGCCTCTTATGATCGGGAAGAGTGGTTCCGTATTCCGGCTGAATTTGATGGTGATACGCTCAGCTTCCGGGTAATTCCTGAATATGGCTCCATGTATTTTGCTTATTTCGCCCCTTACAGCTATGACCGGCATCAGGATCTGCTGCATCAGGCACAGATGCATGCGGCGTGTGAACTGACGACGCTGGGCCAGACACTGGACGGCAATGACATCAGCCTGCTGACCATCGGCGAACCGGATCAACAGAAAAAGCAGATTTGGATCACCGCCCGACAGCATCCGGGTGAAACCATGGCAGAATGGTTTGTTGAAGGTTTATTGCAACGTCTGCTGGATGAAACCGATACAGTCGGGAAAGCCCTGCTTGAACAGGCCGTCTTTTATGTGGTGCCGAATATGAACCCGGACGGCAGTATCCGCGGCCACCTGCGCACCAATGCGGCTGGTGTCAACCTTAACCGTGAATGGCAAACCCCTTCGGTTGAGAAAAGTCCTGAAGTTTATTATGTACGCGAACAGATGCTGAAAACCGGCGTCGATATGTTCCTTGATATCCATGGCGATGAAGCGATTCCGTATAACTTTATGGCGGGTTCAGAGGGTATTCCATCTTATGATCAGGCGCTGGCGGACAAAGAAACGGCCTTTAAACAGGCACTGCTGACGATTACACCTGAGTTTCAGGATGAGTTTGGTTATGACAAAGATGAACCGGGTAAAGCCAACCTGACCGTGGGTTCTAACTGGGTTGCGGAGCAGTTTAACTGCCTGTCTTACACAGTTGAAATGCCATTCAAAGATCATAATCTTCACCCGGACGAGTTTTATGGCTGGTCACCGGAGCGGAGTGTTGCATTCGGTCAGGATGTGCTGGCAGCGGTAAACAGCGTGGTCAGCAAACTCTGA
- a CDS encoding transglycosylase SLT domain-containing protein — MPVVMPFDGATSSELFKNNLSSPYGHYLFGNNQHWHGGMHFTVDKPVQAIAEGKLIAFRMMNDYLTHKMYEEKDKFVSLKYSNCFALIQHQFETSKGARLNYYSLYMHLLPVSEMVKAGYDIPAFLKTDKGQPQDALITTDEDIPSGGLNIRAPDNGRVITTAPVGSELELLTVPADLATSSEYKKIYQYIKAGKSYYKLAKFTDADGHMYSPVYACLDSSRARISGTKATILTAEDKIDYSKTKPKPAVTKGLNMRYGGAGGRVMRVIAKDTKVKVIVPEKGDWAKVTEIGGQAAPDNGYIYIKPKKDKKKRVTLDKNDVDESLLGSVQIPDAEIAVKDLIGYPGANLYDQHCLHFEIFTDDSVVDFIKNLKNEGDKNILKIPRGSRLYQSRKVPEKYLQKTEVKKWTKIETLQDVTAGDYTKFKCSGMLAVLKRAQLGNYHSATRSYELLTEQSENYMDAFGVALSASAKLTFIDYCTVSGETTSDKNTAYRLICLEWDTSQHKTYWTENNALHFITENGISFTTEHISKLYHENPGLYQFDEIKDTPATTLTLSSGISETKTGLPSTDDVYMDLSECEFRLDRDGNEWVATTLPFDRKGSLYLYLLPDGIGNCNSLRPHTQKGWVRYDRTELLSSFSWPGFRIAKESGVGSKDALIDFDNLNLFFQNLIQVIDSDQDQVISHKELQKACQDPLLAERISRLIVQHPTEWQADASLSKWQHLKELLNSDKAFEATKEHISKIIWWDEVEGLPNAEKVYHLNPVSFIKQLLLIGKWYPIQYENIYAHRMKAYSKKLIKPYSYLNYPLDKSEGRIRGNSRVAGDISEKNQRKVINYLYETSKRLKFTKDQAAAFIATAAIESGFNPDAAAGTSSAAGIGQFIKKTAGVYGMKCPEDCFDYQKNIDALGQIFKNEYMVYSSRDGYQDQEGAIMLYAYHHDGPHPKDDGLGIKLAKDEFTKKFKIVLRSIEW, encoded by the coding sequence ATGCCAGTTGTGATGCCTTTTGATGGCGCTACGTCGAGCGAACTATTTAAGAACAACCTTTCCAGTCCTTATGGACATTATTTGTTCGGAAATAATCAACACTGGCACGGAGGCATGCATTTCACTGTTGATAAGCCGGTTCAGGCGATTGCTGAAGGAAAATTGATCGCTTTCAGAATGATGAATGATTACCTGACACATAAAATGTATGAAGAAAAGGATAAGTTTGTCAGTCTGAAGTACAGTAATTGTTTTGCACTGATTCAGCATCAGTTTGAAACATCTAAAGGTGCCAGACTGAACTATTACTCACTTTATATGCATTTGTTGCCTGTCAGTGAAATGGTCAAAGCAGGATATGATATTCCTGCCTTTTTAAAAACAGATAAAGGTCAGCCTCAGGATGCTTTGATAACAACGGATGAAGATATACCTTCGGGAGGATTAAATATTAGGGCGCCCGATAATGGGCGTGTTATTACTACGGCTCCTGTGGGGAGTGAGCTTGAACTATTAACAGTCCCGGCTGATTTGGCAACCAGTTCTGAATATAAAAAAATTTATCAATATATAAAGGCCGGGAAAAGCTATTATAAACTGGCAAAATTTACCGATGCCGATGGTCATATGTACAGCCCTGTTTATGCCTGTCTCGATTCTTCCAGAGCCAGAATTTCCGGAACTAAAGCTACAATTCTGACAGCGGAAGATAAAATTGATTACAGTAAAACAAAGCCCAAACCAGCCGTAACTAAAGGCTTAAATATGCGATATGGGGGAGCTGGTGGCCGGGTTATGCGAGTCATTGCTAAAGATACCAAAGTCAAAGTCATCGTGCCTGAAAAGGGGGACTGGGCAAAAGTGACTGAAATAGGAGGACAGGCTGCCCCTGATAATGGGTATATTTATATTAAGCCGAAGAAAGATAAGAAAAAACGGGTTACTTTGGATAAAAATGATGTTGATGAATCATTACTGGGGAGTGTGCAAATACCGGATGCAGAGATTGCAGTGAAAGATTTAATCGGCTATCCCGGTGCTAATTTATATGATCAACATTGCCTGCATTTCGAAATATTTACCGACGACTCTGTCGTGGATTTTATCAAAAATCTGAAGAATGAAGGTGATAAAAATATTCTTAAAATTCCCAGAGGTTCACGCCTGTATCAGTCCCGAAAGGTTCCGGAGAAGTATTTACAGAAAACCGAAGTTAAAAAATGGACAAAAATAGAGACATTACAGGATGTGACGGCAGGCGACTATACCAAATTTAAGTGTTCGGGAATGCTTGCTGTTTTGAAAAGAGCTCAGTTAGGTAATTATCATTCTGCGACCCGGTCATATGAATTGTTAACTGAGCAATCAGAGAACTATATGGATGCCTTTGGTGTAGCATTATCTGCATCAGCTAAATTAACATTCATTGATTATTGTACGGTATCAGGTGAAACAACAAGCGATAAAAATACGGCATACCGCCTGATTTGCTTAGAGTGGGATACCAGCCAGCATAAGACATACTGGACCGAGAATAATGCACTTCATTTTATTACTGAGAACGGGATTAGTTTCACAACTGAGCACATCAGTAAACTCTATCACGAAAACCCCGGTTTATATCAGTTCGATGAGATTAAAGATACGCCAGCGACAACATTGACGCTTTCATCCGGGATATCTGAAACTAAAACCGGGTTACCATCGACAGATGATGTATATATGGATTTATCCGAATGTGAGTTCCGTCTTGACCGGGATGGCAATGAATGGGTGGCCACGACACTACCTTTTGATCGCAAAGGCTCTTTATATTTATATCTGTTGCCTGATGGTATCGGAAACTGTAATAGTTTGCGTCCTCATACACAAAAGGGTTGGGTTCGATATGACAGAACCGAGCTTCTCTCTTCATTTAGCTGGCCGGGTTTCAGAATAGCGAAAGAGTCAGGGGTTGGCAGTAAAGATGCATTGATAGACTTTGACAATCTGAACCTGTTTTTCCAGAACCTGATTCAGGTGATTGACAGCGATCAGGATCAGGTAATTTCTCATAAAGAGTTACAAAAAGCATGTCAGGATCCGTTGCTGGCAGAACGAATCAGCCGGCTGATTGTACAACATCCGACGGAATGGCAAGCTGATGCCTCATTGAGTAAATGGCAACATTTGAAAGAATTACTGAATTCTGACAAAGCCTTTGAAGCAACAAAAGAACATATCAGCAAGATAATTTGGTGGGATGAGGTGGAAGGGTTACCGAATGCTGAGAAGGTATATCATTTGAATCCGGTGAGTTTTATTAAGCAGCTTTTATTGATTGGGAAGTGGTATCCAATTCAATATGAAAATATTTATGCTCATAGAATGAAAGCTTACTCCAAAAAGTTGATCAAGCCTTATAGTTATTTGAACTATCCCCTTGACAAGTCTGAAGGTCGGATCCGTGGTAATTCAAGAGTCGCTGGCGATATATCTGAAAAGAATCAAAGAAAAGTAATTAATTATTTGTATGAAACGTCTAAGCGATTAAAGTTTACAAAAGATCAAGCTGCAGCTTTTATTGCTACTGCAGCTATTGAATCTGGGTTTAATCCTGATGCTGCTGCAGGTACTTCATCTGCTGCGGGAATTGGGCAATTTATCAAAAAAACAGCAGGAGTATATGGAATGAAGTGTCCTGAAGATTGTTTTGATTATCAGAAAAATATTGATGCATTGGGGCAAATATTTAAGAATGAATATATGGTATATTCTTCCAGAGATGGATACCAAGATCAGGAAGGCGCAATTATGCTCTATGCCTACCATCATGATGGACCGCATCCGAAGGATGATGGGTTGGGTATCAAATTGGCAAAAGATGAATTTACAAAAAAATTTAAAATTGTGCTACGTAGTATAGAATGGTAA